The sequence below is a genomic window from bacterium.
GTCCGCCGTACTTCCCCCGTACCGCTCGGCCCGCAACAGGACCGCCACCGCATCGGCAGGTCGATTGGCCAGTAATAAGGCCGTTCCCTGATTGTAAAAGAGGTCGGCATTTCTCACGCCCAGATCCACCAGCTTTTGACAGGTCGCGGCGGCCGCCAGAAAGTCTTTGGGCTCCTGGGCGGAACTCAACTCCATGAGCGATTCCGTCCAGATAAACGTCCGTTCCGCCGGCGTCGAGGCGTTCACCTTACTGACGCACAGTCCGCTCAGCAACACAAGCAGGGTCGTCCTCGCCAGTCGCGAGCTCGTCCGGTGGTTGCGATAGGCCTCAATGGCCGCCAACATTGCCAGCAGCTCCGGCGTATCCGCGCCAACCCCGCTCGACCCGAAGGACGCATCAAAATGGAACTGCATCATCCTGGAAAACCGTTTTGCCAGATCATAGGGAATGCCCTTCACTACCAGCAGTGATTCAGCTTCAACCGGAGTCAGGGCCTCGGCCTGAACATCAAATCGATCCGCCAGATAGTGCCGCAGCACCTCACATATCTCCCGATGCCCAGCGCTTCCGCTTTGGTGTACGAGTTGATGGATCGACTGTTCCGCCCGCGACCATGCCTGCCTCCTCCGCTGAGCCCGTTTACAGGCGGGGACCTGGCGCCGGATCCACAGACCCGACAGGCAAAGGAGAAACACCAGGGGGCCCGCGCCGGCATAGAGCAGGAGCCGGCGGGGATCGCCCATCAGCGGGACCGCCTCGGCCCCCGCCAGCCCCATACGGATGCCGGCAGGCAGCATGGCCCATTCCCTTTCACGACTGAGCCGGGACCCCGCATTGGTGGAGCCGCCGATAATTTGCGAGCCTGTAATCTCCGTGGCCTGCCTGACTTTGAGGGGAATGGGCAGGGACCGGACGGTCTGATACCGCCGCAGGGTGACATCGTAATACGAGACATCCACAGGTGGTAGCTCAAAGGAGCCCGCCTGCCGCGGGCGAAGCGTGTAGGCATATTGACACTGTCCATTCTGTTTGACGGCCTGAACCGAATCATCATAGATCTCAAACCGTTCCAGCAGCGCCGGCTGAAGCGACAGTCTTGGCGGCGTGATATTCCGCATCTGGATGGCCCCGGCGAGGGTCAGCGTCAGCTTGAGCGGATCACCCACATTGCAGGTCTGGGCGTCAAGCGCGGCCTCCACAGTCAGATTGCTGCCGATCGCGCCAATGTAAGAATCCGGGCGGTTCGCCTCAGGGGGTGGAATCACCCGCACGGTGGCGGCAGGACCGACCGCAAAGACCGGGCGGCCATTCGCATTCCCATCGGCCTTGACCTCAATGGGGACCGTCCCCTTGAACAGCAGGGGGCCGAAGGTATAGACCCCTTCCGTTAGCGGGGAAT
It includes:
- a CDS encoding BatD family protein; protein product: MGFNGGRRSIGAVARMRRLGRYVCLACFSMATIAFSATPTLSVKASRASVYLGESFLLEVKVDGADNPGAPDLSAIRNSTVELLGSQSASHYTVVIVNGRMQREDFSGRIFTYRVTPAAEGGFTAGPITVRVNGVTITGTGPPITVTGVTRQDEVIAEVTASRTTVLVDEPFEIQVTLRIKALPVPYQDTEPLYPADPPHIEAAFLNGQEMDGLKGPDFQKLLNDHLVQQNQPGFTLNEFTTQGDPFDFDRMFNVQGRPARFKFDRKKVTQAGKNYWEYTLSVPYSPLTEGVYTFGPLLFKGTVPIEVKADGNANGRPVFAVGPAATVRVIPPPEANRPDSYIGAIGSNLTVEAALDAQTCNVGDPLKLTLTLAGAIQMRNITPPRLSLQPALLERFEIYDDSVQAVKQNGQCQYAYTLRPRQAGSFELPPVDVSYYDVTLRRYQTVRSLPIPLKVRQATEITGSQIIGGSTNAGSRLSREREWAMLPAGIRMGLAGAEAVPLMGDPRRLLLYAGAGPLVFLLCLSGLWIRRQVPACKRAQRRRQAWSRAEQSIHQLVHQSGSAGHREICEVLRHYLADRFDVQAEALTPVEAESLLVVKGIPYDLAKRFSRMMQFHFDASFGSSGVGADTPELLAMLAAIEAYRNHRTSSRLARTTLLVLLSGLCVSKVNASTPAERTFIWTESLMELSSAQEPKDFLAAAATCQKLVDLGVRNADLFYNQGTALLLANRPADAVAVLLRAERYGGSTADISRNLAIAEARKQGLKAPVASWLRWVLFWHYAPDCATRARMAALSFGGLWLAGALSLVGLKRLGKALLVVAAVIVVLSGSSVLTTLQQESQIARPASLSNMLLEKPR